In Euphorbia lathyris chromosome 10, ddEupLath1.1, whole genome shotgun sequence, a single genomic region encodes these proteins:
- the LOC136209827 gene encoding uncharacterized protein isoform X1, producing the protein MSSLFKLSIHLPIKVMGLEVSTFSYFLHKRCTMEKELHLFYFEAISRVAGCKEELMPQKERWLEALSVPKSSIRESRRRVSVGCKEERMPPKERWMEVPSVAKSSVRESRRSVPLGCKVKLMHHKEAPNATESSVKESRRSVPLGFNHGCIFCPPDQKFHPTNGYCVGRLPWYIPKRVFGPCPPR; encoded by the exons ATGAGCTCATTGTTCAAATTGAGCATCCACTTGCCTATCAAGGTTATGGG ATTAGAGGTATCcacattttcttattttttgcaTAAACGATGCACTATGGAGAAAGAGCTCCATCTATTCTATTTCGAAGCTATTTCTCGCGTTGCTG GTTGCAAAGAGGAACTGATGCCTCAGAAGGAGAGATGGCTGGAGGCTCTGAGCGTCCCCAAGTCGAGCATAAGAGAGTCGAGGAGGAGGGTGTCTGTGG GTTGCAAAGAGGAACGGATGCCTCCGAAGGAGAGATGGATGGAGGTTCCGAGCGTCGCCAAGTCAAGCGTAAGAGAGTCAAGGAGGAGTGTGCCTCTAG GGTGCAAAGTGAAGCTGATGCACCACAAGGAAGCTCCAAATGCCACGGAGTCAAGCGTAAAAGAGTCAAGAAGAAGCGTGCCTCTAG GATTCAACCACGGCTGTATATTTTGCCCGCCTGATCAGAAATTTCATCCTACCAATGGATATTGTGTTGGTCGTCTACCATGGTATATACCGAAAAGGGTATTTGGTCCTTGTCCTCCGAGATAG
- the LOC136209827 gene encoding uncharacterized protein isoform X2 gives MEKELHLFYFEAISRVAGCKEELMPQKERWLEALSVPKSSIRESRRRVSVGCKEERMPPKERWMEVPSVAKSSVRESRRSVPLGCKVKLMHHKEAPNATESSVKESRRSVPLGFNHGCIFCPPDQKFHPTNGYCVGRLPWYIPKRVFGPCPPR, from the exons ATGGAGAAAGAGCTCCATCTATTCTATTTCGAAGCTATTTCTCGCGTTGCTG GTTGCAAAGAGGAACTGATGCCTCAGAAGGAGAGATGGCTGGAGGCTCTGAGCGTCCCCAAGTCGAGCATAAGAGAGTCGAGGAGGAGGGTGTCTGTGG GTTGCAAAGAGGAACGGATGCCTCCGAAGGAGAGATGGATGGAGGTTCCGAGCGTCGCCAAGTCAAGCGTAAGAGAGTCAAGGAGGAGTGTGCCTCTAG GGTGCAAAGTGAAGCTGATGCACCACAAGGAAGCTCCAAATGCCACGGAGTCAAGCGTAAAAGAGTCAAGAAGAAGCGTGCCTCTAG GATTCAACCACGGCTGTATATTTTGCCCGCCTGATCAGAAATTTCATCCTACCAATGGATATTGTGTTGGTCGTCTACCATGGTATATACCGAAAAGGGTATTTGGTCCTTGTCCTCCGAGATAG